The proteins below come from a single Salinilacihabitans rarus genomic window:
- a CDS encoding tyrosine-type recombinase/integrase, protein MPETTLEPIAPNEAVRLYLRDRQNELADATIDSYRYKLEKFVEWCETEDLENLNSLSGRDLLRFKQYRAQDLNSVSLKGQLDALRAFVKWCESIDAVEQDLHNKVLSPSLNDGDRERDVLLDSDAATDILDHLARFEYASLQHALLTLLWRCGARSGTVRSFDLQDYDRENQWLRAKHRPETPLKNKEKGERLIALSSDVCQVLNDYIDHNREDVTDERGRKPLLTTQFGRVSKSTIRETCYRWTHPCQYNGGHCPHGRDTDTCQALNPPEKAPSVCPSSRSPHAWRRGAITHHLTEDVPVDVVSDRMNVSREVLEAHYDRRDEEVKVEQRRGYLEGV, encoded by the coding sequence ATGCCCGAAACCACGCTCGAACCCATCGCTCCGAACGAGGCAGTTCGCCTCTACCTGCGTGACCGTCAGAACGAATTAGCCGACGCAACCATCGACTCCTACCGGTATAAGCTCGAAAAGTTCGTGGAGTGGTGCGAGACGGAAGACCTAGAGAACCTGAACTCGCTTTCAGGGCGTGACCTACTCCGATTCAAGCAGTACCGTGCCCAAGACCTGAACAGCGTTTCGCTCAAGGGCCAACTCGACGCCCTGCGAGCGTTCGTGAAATGGTGCGAGTCCATCGACGCCGTCGAGCAAGACCTTCACAACAAGGTTCTCTCGCCCTCACTGAACGATGGCGACCGAGAGCGCGACGTGTTGCTCGACTCTGACGCCGCGACAGACATACTCGACCACCTCGCACGTTTCGAGTACGCGTCCCTTCAGCACGCGCTCTTGACCCTACTGTGGCGCTGTGGAGCGCGGTCGGGGACTGTCCGGTCGTTCGACCTGCAGGACTATGACCGAGAGAACCAGTGGCTCCGTGCAAAGCACCGGCCCGAGACGCCGCTGAAGAACAAGGAGAAGGGCGAGCGTCTAATCGCCTTGAGTTCCGACGTGTGCCAAGTCCTGAACGACTACATCGACCACAACCGCGAGGACGTGACCGACGAACGGGGACGGAAGCCACTACTCACCACGCAGTTCGGGCGCGTCTCGAAATCGACCATTCGGGAAACCTGCTACCGGTGGACGCACCCCTGCCAGTACAATGGTGGTCACTGTCCCCACGGTCGGGACACCGACACCTGCCAAGCGCTGAATCCACCAGAAAAGGCACCGTCGGTTTGTCCCTCGTCTCGGAGTCCGCACGCGTGGCGACGAGGGGCAATCACCCATCACCTCACCGAAGACGTGCCTGTAGATGTGGTGTCGGATAGGATGAATGTCTCTCGTGAGGTGCTTGAGGCCCACTACGACCGACGCGACGAAGAGGTCAAAGTCGAACAGCGTCGTGGCTACCTCGAAGGAGTGTAA
- a CDS encoding DUF3311 domain-containing protein, whose amino-acid sequence MRHAELVGWIAAAIVLAALAVPWFLWGSTTVVAGLPLWLWWHVGWMLLAAGVFWLFAERAWGIGVEPERDGPGPSGGELR is encoded by the coding sequence ATGCGACACGCCGAACTGGTCGGATGGATCGCTGCCGCGATCGTCCTCGCCGCGCTCGCGGTCCCCTGGTTCCTGTGGGGGTCGACGACGGTCGTCGCGGGCCTGCCGCTGTGGCTGTGGTGGCACGTCGGCTGGATGCTGCTCGCGGCGGGCGTCTTCTGGCTGTTCGCCGAGCGAGCCTGGGGGATCGGCGTCGAACCCGAGCGCGACGGTCCCGGTCCGTCGGGGGGTGAGCTCCGGTGA
- a CDS encoding sodium:solute symporter family protein, whose amino-acid sequence MTVGVQLGIVVGYLLLALAVGLVAYRLADRTAEDFYLAGRTLGTVVLLFTTFATLLSAFTFFAGPNLAYAYGPEWILVMGLMDGIIFAILWYAIGYKQWLLGRQRGYVTLGEMLGDRFGSRGLRGFVAGVSLLWLFPYVMLQQAGAGTALEALTEGAIPYAAGAALITLFMILYVVVAGMRGIAWTDTLQGAFMLVTTWAAAAWVLASVGGPGAATDALAASEVGSEFLALGTDYYTPQWMLSTAITIGFGVAMFPQVNQRFFAAGSKTVLKRSFALWPILCVLLFVPAFMLGAWGRGLGVPVPDGGNVLPVILGEYTPAWFAALVVAGAMAAMMSSSDSMLLSGSSYFTRDLYRPLVASLGRDLSTRREDLLARAGVVCFALATFVASLYNPATLFELGNAAFSGFAQLALPVLVALYWRGTTRAGIVAGVAGSQAFYLATLFRWVIVWTIGAVDAAVQAVPILGPVLGGFSPALVTVVTTVVRDSYLGWTPGIVGMLLGLVLTVGVSVLTSPAAAEERTLYFERLRAD is encoded by the coding sequence GTGACGGTCGGCGTCCAGCTCGGGATCGTCGTCGGCTACCTCCTGCTGGCGCTCGCGGTCGGCCTCGTCGCCTACCGGCTGGCCGACCGCACCGCCGAGGACTTCTACCTCGCGGGGCGGACCCTCGGGACCGTCGTCCTGCTGTTCACGACGTTCGCGACGCTGCTGTCGGCCTTTACCTTCTTCGCCGGGCCGAACCTCGCGTACGCGTACGGCCCGGAGTGGATCCTCGTCATGGGGCTCATGGACGGGATCATCTTCGCGATCCTCTGGTACGCGATCGGCTACAAGCAGTGGCTACTCGGCCGCCAGCGCGGCTACGTCACCCTCGGAGAGATGCTCGGCGACCGCTTCGGCTCGCGGGGACTGCGCGGGTTCGTCGCCGGCGTCAGCCTCCTCTGGCTGTTCCCGTACGTGATGCTCCAGCAGGCCGGCGCGGGGACCGCCCTCGAAGCGCTGACCGAGGGCGCGATCCCCTACGCCGCCGGCGCCGCGCTCATCACCCTGTTCATGATCCTCTACGTGGTCGTCGCCGGGATGCGCGGGATCGCCTGGACCGACACCCTCCAGGGGGCGTTCATGCTCGTAACGACGTGGGCCGCCGCCGCGTGGGTGCTCGCGTCCGTCGGCGGCCCCGGCGCCGCGACGGACGCGCTCGCGGCGTCCGAGGTGGGAAGCGAGTTCCTCGCGCTCGGGACCGACTACTACACGCCCCAGTGGATGCTCTCGACGGCGATCACGATCGGCTTCGGCGTCGCGATGTTTCCGCAGGTGAACCAGCGCTTCTTCGCCGCGGGCTCGAAGACCGTCCTCAAGCGGTCGTTCGCCCTCTGGCCGATCCTCTGTGTGTTGCTGTTCGTCCCCGCGTTCATGCTGGGGGCGTGGGGCCGCGGACTCGGCGTCCCGGTGCCCGACGGCGGCAACGTCCTGCCGGTGATCCTCGGCGAGTACACGCCCGCCTGGTTCGCCGCGCTCGTCGTCGCCGGCGCGATGGCCGCGATGATGTCCTCCTCGGACTCGATGCTGCTGTCGGGGTCGTCGTACTTCACGCGCGACCTCTACCGGCCGCTCGTCGCGTCCCTCGGCCGGGACCTCTCTACGCGCCGCGAGGACCTGCTCGCCCGCGCCGGCGTCGTCTGTTTCGCGCTCGCGACGTTCGTCGCCAGCCTCTACAACCCCGCGACGCTGTTCGAACTCGGCAACGCCGCCTTCTCCGGCTTCGCTCAACTCGCGTTGCCCGTGCTGGTCGCGCTCTACTGGCGCGGGACGACTCGCGCGGGCATCGTCGCCGGCGTGGCCGGCAGTCAGGCGTTCTACCTCGCGACGCTGTTCCGCTGGGTGATCGTCTGGACGATCGGCGCCGTCGACGCCGCGGTGCAGGCCGTCCCGATCCTCGGCCCCGTCCTCGGCGGCTTCTCGCCGGCGCTCGTGACCGTCGTGACGACGGTCGTCCGGGACTCGTACCTCGGGTGGACGCCGGGGATCGTCGGCATGCTGCTCGGCCTCGTGCTCACCGTCGGCGTCTCGGTGCTGACAAGCCCCGCCGCCGCCGAGGAGCGGACGCTCTACTTCGAGAGGCTGCGCGCCGACTGA